GGGCACCGGCGCGGCCAACCTGATCCTGGCCGGGGGGATCGCCTACTCCAACGACCTCAGCCAGTGGCTGACGTACAGACCGGCCGACCCGGCGGGCAATCTCGCCGCCGCCTGGCACGTGTACAACTTCAACACCTGCGCCAACGAGAGCTGCTGGAACTCCACGCTCGCCCCGGTGGCCGCCCAAGTCCCCCTCGTGGCAGGGGAGATCGGCGAGAACACCTGCGCGCACGGCTTCATCGACCAGGTCATGAAGTGGTTCGACGACCGCGGTCTGTCGTATCTCGGCTGGACCTGGAACACCTGGGACTGCTCCTCCGGACCGTCCCTGATCAGCAGCTACGACGGCACACCCACAGCGTTCGGCACCGGGCTGCGTGACCGTCTGCGCGCCCTGAACGGATAGCACCCGCCCAACGGACAACATCCGCGAACGAGAAGGAAACCCGCACTCATGAGTCGTACGAGAACAGCGCTCCTCGCTGCCCTGGCGCTCGTCGCCGGGGCCTCCGGGACCGCGCTAGCCGTGGCCCCCGGGGACGCAGGCATCGCCGCCGTCCCCTGCACCGTGGACTACAAGGTGCAGAACCAGTGGGACACCGGCTTCACCGCGGCCGTCACGATCACCAACAACAGTGCCGCCAAGTCGAGTTGGTCGCTGAAGTGGTCGTACGCCGGTAACCAGAAGGTCACCAGCGGCTGGAACGCCAAGATCAGCCAGAGCGGGACGGCCGTCACCGCGGCCAACGAGAGCTACAACGGCACGCTCGGCACCGGCGGTTCGGCCAGCTTCGGTTTCCAGGGCACCTACAGCGGCACCAACGCCGTCCCGGCCACCTTCACCCTCGACGGGGTGACCTGCAACGTCGACGGCGGCGGCCCCACCGACCCGGGCCCGACCGACCCCGGCACCCCCGGCACCAAGGTCGACAACCCCTACGCCGGCGCCAAGGTGTACGTGAACCCCGAATGGTCGGCGAAGGCCGCGGCCGAACCCGGTGGCAGCCGGATCTCCAACCAGCCCACCGCCGTGTGGCTCGACCGGATCGCCGCGATCAACGGCGTCAACGGCGGAATGGGACTGCGCGCCCACCTCGACAAGGCCCTGGAGCAGAAGGGCAGCGGCGAGCTCGTCGTCCAGCTGGTCATCTACAACCTGCCGGGCCGTGACTGCGCGGCGCTCGCCTCCAACGGCGAACTCGGCGCCACGGAGATCGACAAGTACAAGACGCAGTACATCGACCCGATCGCCGCGATCCTCGCGGACCCCAAGTACGCCTCGCTGCGGATCGTGAACACGGTCGAGATCGACTCGCTGCCCAACCTGGTCACCAACGTCTCGCCGCGGGCCACAGCCACCGCCAACTGCGACACGATGAAGGCCAACGGCAACTACATCAAGGGTGTCGGCTACGCGCTGAACAAGCTCGGTGACGCCCCCAACGTCTACAACTACGTGGACGCCGGGCACCACGGCTGGCTCGGCTGGGACGACAACTTCTCCGCGAGCGTCCAGACGATCAAGCAGGCGGCCACCGCCGAGGGCGCCACTCTCAGCGACGTGCAGGGCTTCATCACCAACACCGCCAACTACAGCGCCCTGAAGGAGCAGAACTTCACCATCAACGACTCCGTGAACGGCAAGTCCGTGCGCGAGTCCAAGTGGGTCGACTGGAACCGGTACACCGACGAGCTCTCCTACGCCCAGGCCTTCCGGCAGGAGGCCGTGAACCAGGGCTTCGCCTCGGGCGTCGGCATGCTGATCGACACCTCCCGCAACGGCTGGGGCGGCACCGCCCGGCCCACCGGTCCCGGTGCCACCACGGACGTGGACACCTACGTCAACGGCGGCCGGATCGACCGGCGCATCCACGTCGGCAACTGGTGCAACCAGGCCGGGGCCGGTCTCGGTGAGCGTCCGAAGGCCAGCCCGGCCGCCGGGATCGACGCCTACGTGTGGATCAAGCCTCCGGGTGAGTCCGACGGGGCCAGCTCCGCGATCCCGAACGACGAGGGCAAGGGCTTCGACCGGATGTGCGACCCGACGTACACCGGCAACCCGCGCAACAACAACAACATGTCCGGTGCGCTGCCGAACGCCCCACTGGCGGGGCACTGGTTCTCGGCGCAGTTCCAGGAGCTCATGAAGAACGCGTACCCGGCGCTCTAGATCTGCCGAGCGCAGGGCGTGACACCCCGCCGGGGTCTGGTCAGTTCTCCTTGGCCAGGCCCCGGCGGATCGCGAACTCGACCGCCGAATAGTCGCCGTCGGGCCGGTCCAACTCGTAGGGCCGTGCCGGGAGCAGGGGCGGCTGGGCCATGAAGCGGGGGCTCGTGCCGTGGTGGGGCTGGGCCGCGTGGACCAGGAAGGGGTGACAGAGGTAGACGTCCCCCGGGCTGCCGGTGGCGTGGGCGAGCGGGCGGTGTGCCGAGGCCTTGTCCACCTTCGGGCCCAACTCCAGGAAGGACGCGCCCTGTTCGCCGTACGGCTCCAGGATCGGCGGTACGTCGAGATGGGAGCCGATTCTGATGCGGGTCGGGGCGTCGGTCTCGGTGACCTCGCTGAACAGGAACAGCATCAGCAGGGCGCGGTCCCTGGAGCGCAGGTTGGTGTGGTACATGCCGGCGGGTGCGTCCTCGGGAAGGTAGCTACCCTCAATGTGCCAGCCCGCGTCGTCCGGTTCCTCCGCGTGCGGAAACCGCAAGGGGAAAGCGCCCAGTGAGTAGCGGGGCTGCCAGCGGTTCTCGCCCACCAGCAGGTCGAACGCCTCGTGCAGTGCCGGAGAGTTGGCGGCCGCCGCGAAGGGGCCCTGCGCCATTCCGGCCACCCAGACCACCGGATCCTTCCAGGAGGCCGGGTCCTCGGGGTCGTAGCCCGTCTCCCGCCACAGCAGCGACGCGCAGTGCTGGGCGACGCGTGGCGGGAAGGCGCCCTCGATCTTCACGAATCCGTCTTCGAGGAAACGCTCCACCAGTTCGTCGTCCATGGGGTCATCGTGGGGGACCGGCCGGGGTGGGCGCATCCCCTTTTTTTTGCGTCTGCTTTGCCGTGTTTTTTGCTGCCCTGGCAACATCACTGGCCTCTTCGCGGTGCGTCGGAGCACGCTGGCCGCATCCCGAGGAGAGGCTGGCACCATGGCGCACGATCACGACACCCACGGTCACCATCACCACGACCACACCGACATCGACTGGTCCAGGATGGCCGAGCACCTGGAGACCCAGGCGGAACTGTTCACGCCCCTGTACGAGCGGGCCCTGGCCTGGCTCGGGCACAAGCAGACCGAGCCGGGGCTGATCGTCGACGCGGGCAGTGGGCCCGGGGTGCTGTCCTGTCTGCTCGCCGAGGCGTTTCCGGGGGCCCGGGTGGTCGCCGTCGACGGGGCCGAACCGCTCCTTGAGCGGGCCCGGGCCCGGGCCGCCCGGCTCGGTGTCGCCGACCGCTTCGGCACCCTCGCCGGTGAACTGCCCACAATCCTCGACGACTTGGACTACCCCGTCGACCTCCTCTGGGCCAGTCGGAGCCTGCACCACCTCGGGGACCAGCGGGCCGGGATCGCCGCGTTCGCCGCACGCCTGGCGCGGGGCGGCACGTTGGCGCTGATGGAGGCCGGGCTGCCCGCGCGCTTCCTGCCCCGGGACATCGGGATCGGGCGGCCGGGGCTCCAGGCGCGGCTCGACGCGCTGGAGGAGGAGCGGTTCGCGCAGATGCGGGCGGGGTTGGCCGACTCCGTCGCCGAGGTCGAGGACTGGCCCGCGCTGATGGCCTCCGCCGGGCTGCGGCACACCGGTACGCGTAGCTTCATGCTGGATCTTCCGGCGCCGACGACCGATCGGGCCCGTGCGTACATCGCCGCGTCGCTCGGGTGGCTGCGGGAAGGTTTTGCCGAGCAGCTGGACGCGGACGACCGTGACACGCTTGACCGGTTGCTCGATCCTGAAGACGCAGCGAGTGTGCATCGGCGGCCGGACGTGTTCCTGCTGGCGGCGCACACGGTGCACACGGCTGTGCGGACCGGTTGAGGTACTCGGTGATCAGTGCGCCTCTGACGTGCCGGACACGGGAGGGAACGAAGTGGTCGGACAGTACTCGCGGTTTCATCTCCTCCCGCGGTGTCCGGTCCAGCGGCTGCCCTGCCGGATCCCCTGCGGCCACGATCCGTTCTGTTGCCGGCATGCGGGCGCGGATCGCCGGGGCGGAGACTTCTGTGCCCTACAGGGTTTCCGACGCCGCCGGGCCGTGCTCCAGGGCCAGATCGCGCAGCCGCCGTACCGAGTCCGGGTCGGCCACTGACCAGACGCGGCGGCGGGAGGGCAGGGCAGCGCGATCACGGTCGCGGCCATGGCGAGAGCCCGGGTCCGGCTCAGCCGCTCGAGGGCCGCGGGGTCAGGGCCAGTGCGCTCACTCCGGCGAAGCCCGGAGCCCTGGTGGCCGCGAGCGACCCGGACGGACCTGCCCACGGGGGGATACTCCGGTGCTCGCCCTCGGATTCACCCGGACGGTGGCGTGGCGGCGCTACTTCCTGTCGGCCGACTACCGCCGAACCTGCGGCACTTGACTTCGAGAACACTTCAACTGATGTACTCCCTGCCATCCACGAGATCGCAGGGGAACACAGGGGGAAGCCATGTCCGACGATTCACCGGTCGCGCTCATCACCGGCGGCGGCAGCGGTATCGGCGCCGCAGTCGCACGGCAACTGCTCGACGCGGGTCACCGGGTGGCCGTCACCGGGCGGGGCGAGCCGCGCCTGCGTGCCTTCGCCGAGGAACTCGGCAGCCCGGACGGCCTGTTGACGTTCGTCGGCAACGCCGCCGAGTACAGCGACATCAGCGCCGCGGTCGACGGCACGCTCAAGGAGTTCGGCCGACTGGACACGGTCGTCGCCAACGCGGGGTTCGCCACCCATGACACCGTCGCCGGGGGCGACCCGGCCGGCTGGACCGAGATGGTGCTGACCAACGTGCTCGGCCCCGCCCTCCTCATCCGTGCCTCCATCGACGCGCTCAAGGAGACTCGCGGCCGGATCGTACTGATCGGCAGCGTCGCCGGGTTCATCCACGGGCCCGGCAACATCTACGGGGCGACGAAGTGGGCGGTGACCGGGCTCGCCGAGAACGCCCGCCGTGAGGTCACCGAGTTCGGTGTCGGCGTCACCCTGGTGGCCCCAGGCCGTGTGGAGACGCCGTTCTGGGACGGCTACGGCAGCCTCCCGCCCGGCCACCTGCTCACCGCCGACCAGATCGCCGACTCGGTGGTGTGGGCCGTACGGCAGCCTGAGGGCGTCGACATCAACACCGTCGTCGTACGACCGATCGGGCAGCCCGTCTGACGGCTGACGCCGGACACACGACGGCCGGCGGTGGGGCCCCTACGACAGGGACCGCACCGCCGGCCGAACGGTGTGCCGTCAGGCGGCGTTGAACGTCGACGGGTCCGGGCCGAGACGCCGGTCCTCGTTGAGCGCGCTGATCGCCGCCAGGTCCTCGGCGTCCAGGCTGAAGTCGAAGACCTCGATGTTCTCCTTGATCCGGGACGGGGTCACGGACTTCGGGATCACGACATTGCCGAGCTGGAGGTGCCAGCGCAACACGACCTGGGCGGGAGTGCGGTCGTGCTTCCGGGCGATGGCCACGATGGCCGGGACCTCCAGGAGACCCTTGCCGGAGCCGAGCGGCGACCAGGCCTCGGTGGCGATGCCCTGCTCTGCGTGGTACTCGCGGGCCGCGTGCTGCTGAAGGTGCGGGTGCAGCTCGATCTGGTCGACGGCCGGGATGACGGACGTCTCGGCGATCAGCCGCTCCAGGTGGTCGGGTTCGAAGTTGGAGACGCCGATGGCCCGGATCCGGCCGTCGGCGTGCAGCTTCTCGAACGCCTTGTAGCTGTCGACGTACAGGTCACGGGAGGGCGTGGGCCAGTGGATGAGGTACAGGTCCACGTAGTCCAGGCCGAGCTTCTCCAGCGAGGTGTCGAAAGCGCGCAGGGTCGAGTCGTAGCCCTGGTCGCCGTTCCAGAGCTTGGTGGTGACGAAGATGTCCTCGCGGGCCACTCCGGAGGAGGCGATGGCCTTTCCGGTGCCCTTTTCATTGCCGTAGATCGCCGCTGTGTCGATGCTGCGGTACCCGGCCTCGAGCGCCGTGGCGACCGCGCGCTCGGCCTCGTCGTCCGGCACCTGCCAGACGCCGAAACCCAGCTTGGGCATCTCGACGCCGTTGTTGAGGATGATCGGGGGGACCTTGCTGCTCACGAGCTCTTGATCCTTACGGTTGCCGTCAGATTCCACTCCTATGGTCAACGATCACGAGCCGTGATGCATTCCTGACCCGAGAATCCATCCCGTCTCTTTAGTTCAGACCATTGACCGTCAACTGCCCTGCGGCGACTCTGGATTGCGTCACTGAACGTCGTGCACGAATGTGAACGCCTATCTCCGAGGTGATTTGTGTCATGAGCACATCCAGAAGGGTTCTGCTGGGGGCCGCCCTCGCCGGTGCGGCGGGAGCCGCGGCCGGACTGCCGGCCGCCACCACCGCCCACGCCGCCTCCTGGCAGCAGAAGTGGGCCCCGTCCGCGAGCGACGACGGCCTCGGTGCCTTCGAGACGATCGAGGACGACCGCGCCGACTCGCACCCCGCCGGGCAGCCCCACATCTACGCCACCGGCGACAACTGGCGCTTCAACATGCACATGGCCGACCGCGACACCTCGACCGACCGGCAGCGCCAGGAGGTCACGGGTCTGCGCACGAGCGGCAGCAGCTACCTCAGGTGGACCGAGGGCCAGACCTGGCGGATCACGTACTCGATGTACATCCCGAGCTCACTGAAGGCGACCACCAGCTTCACCCACATCATGCAGATGAAGCAGCCGGGCACCGGCACCTCCCCGATCGTCGTGCAGTCCCTGCGCCGGGTGAACGGAGCGCAGACCATCGAACTGAAGCTGTTCGAGGACGACATCCTGGTGGGCCGCACGAGCCTGGACCCGCTGCACGACCGATGGACGGACGTCGACTTCCAGATCAAGGTGGGCAACGGCTCGGCGGGCTCGGTCCGCTGGATCCTGAAGTCCGGCGGCTCGACGGTGATCGACGCGTCGAAGACCGGGGTCGACACCTTCCTGGCGGACCGGGTGCGCCCGAAGTGGGGCATCTACCGCTCCCTGGGCGACACCTCGGGGTCCCTCCAGGACACCTATCTCCTGCTGACCGGGCTGCGCGGCTACCAGCTCGTGTGACGAGCGGCTCAGGCCCGGTACAGCGCCTCGACCTCGTCCGCGTACGCGGTCTCGATCGCCTTGCGCTTGAGCTTCAGGGACGGGGTCAGCAGCCCGTGCTCCTCGGTGAAGGGCTGAGCGAGGATACGGAAGGTGCGGATCGACTCGGCCTGGGAGACCAGGGTGTTGGCGGCGACCACGGCCCGCCGCACCTCGGTCTCCAGGTCGGCGTCCCGCACCAGCTGGGCCGGGGACATCCGCGGCTTGTCGCGCATCCCCAGCCAGTGTTCGACGGCCTCCTGGTCGAGGGTGACCAGGGCGGCGATGTAGGGGCGGTCGTTGCCCACGACGATGCACTGGGAGACCAGCGGATGGTCGCGCACCCGCTCCTCCAGCACCCCGGGGGAGACGCTCTTGCCGCCGGAGGTGACGAGGATCTCCTTCTTGCGGCCGGTGATGGTGAGATAGCCGTCCTCGTCGAGGGAGCCGAGGTCCCCGGTGGCGAGCCAGCCGTCGTGCAGGGTCTCGTCGGTGGCCTTGTCGTTGTTGAGATAGCCCTGGAAGACGTTGGCGCCGTAGAGCCAGATCTCGCCGTCGTCCGCGATGTGCACGGTCATGCCGGGGATGGGCTGGCCGACCGTCCCGTAGCGGGTGCGCTCGGGCGGGTTGGCGGTCGCCGCCGCCGTCGTCTCGGTGAGGCCGTACCCCTCGTAGATGTGCACGCCGGCGCCGGCGAAGAACAGTCCCAGCTTGCGGTCCATGGCCGAACCGCCGGTCATGGCCTGCTTGATGCGGCCGCCCATGGCCGCCCGCATCTTGGAGTAGACGAGCTTGTCGAAGAGCTGGTGCTGCATCCGCAGCCCCGCCGACGGACCGGGCCCGATCCCCCAGGCCTTGGCCTCCATGGCCTCCGCGTACTTCACCGCCACGTCGACGGCCTTCTCGAACGGACCGGCCTTGCCCTCCTTCTCGGCCTTGCGGCGCGAGGCGTTGAAGACCTTCTCGAAGATGTACGGCACGCCGAGGAAGAACGTCGGCTTGAACGCGGCGAGGTCGGGCAGCAGGGCGGCCGCGTTCATCTGCGGCTGGTGGCCGAAGCGGACCCGGCCACGGACCGCGGCCACCTGCACCATCCGCCCGAAGACGTGCGCGAGCGGCAGGAACAGCAGGGTGGCCGCTTCGTCGCCCTTCTTGGAGTGGAACACCGGCTCCCAGCGCTCGATGACGGTGTCCGCCTCGTACATGAAGTTGCCGTGGCTGATCACACAGCCCTTGGGCCGGCCGGTGGTGCCCGAGGTGTAGATGATCGTCGCGACCGAGTCGGGGGTCACGGCCTGCCGGTGGCGGTGCACCACGTCGTCCTCGATGGCCGCGCCCGCGTCGTACAGCTCCTGCACGGCGCCGGAGTCCAGCTGCCATAGCCGGTGCAGCCGCGGCAGCCGGTCGATGACGGTGGCGATCGTCATCGCGTGGTCCTCGTGCTCCACGATCGCGGCCGTGCACTCGGCGTCGTACAGCGCCCAGAAACACTGCTCGGCGGAGGAGGTCGGATAGACCGGCACCACCTGCGCGCCGATCGTCCAGAGCGCGAAGTCGAACAGGGTCCACTCGTAGCGGGTGCGGGACATGATCGCGACCCGGTCGCCGAAGCGGATGCCCTGGGCAAGCAATCCCTTGGCGAGGGCCATGACCTCGTCGCGGAACTCCGCGGACGTCACGTCCCGCCACTGTCCGTTCTCGTCCTTGCGGCCGAGGGCGATGTGGAGCGGGTCGTTCTGGGCATGCTCGAAGACGACGTCGGCCAGTCCGCCCACCGGGGGTGCCAACGCCAACGGAGGGTTGGTGAACTCGCGCAAACCCCGCTCCCCGCTCTCCCTGGCGCTCAGTGACGCTCCGCACAGCGCCGTGAAAGCTACCCCACCCAGACATCCGGCGGGAGAGGGGCCGAAGCCGAGGGGGGCTCACGTATGGCCTGGTCAGTACGGGAAAATACGCTCACATGGGGAAGGGTCGGACAGAAAACTGACGGTTGAGTAAGGTTCCCAGCCGTAATCTCCACCGAATCTGTACGATCCGACTACGGCTCGCGGCCTTGGTGAAACGGTTGTTCACGGGATGCCGTCTTCTCTTCTCTCAGCGCCGCCGAACCGGAATTCGTCACTTCGCCGGGGGATGTCGCTACGCCCGTCACTGCCGGTGCAACCGGTCCCCACCCGCCAGAATCGCGGCGGCAAGCGCATCCGCCGCCCCCTGGGCGGCCGTACGCCGGCGACCGTGCACCAGGACGAAGTCCACCCGCCCGAGCTCGGGCAGTCCGAAGCGGTCCGGCATCCGCACCAGCCCCGGCGGGACCAGCCCCCGGGAGTGCGCCATCACTCCCAGTCCGGCCCGCGCCGCCGCGATCAGCCCGTTCAGGCTCCCGCTGGTGCACACGATCCGCCACGCGCGCCCCTGCCGCTCCAGCGCCTCCAAGGCCAGTGTCCGAGTGATCCCCGGCGGCGGATACACGATCAACGGCACCGGGCGGTCCGCGTCCAGGCGCAGCCGTTCCGCCCCGATCCACACCAGCCGGTCGTGCCACACCAGCTCACCCCGGGGATCCTCCGGCCGTCGCTTGGCGAGCACGAGGTCCAGCTTCCCGGCGGCCAGCTGCTCGTGCAGCGTGCCCGACAGCTCGACCGTGAGCTCCAGATCCACCTCGGGATGGTCGTACCGGAAGCCCTCGAGGATCTCCGGCAGCCGCGTCAGCACGAAGTCCTCCGACGCCCCGAACCGCAGCCGCCCCCGCAGGCGAGTGCCGGTGAAGAACGCCGTGGCCTGGTCGTGCACCTCCAGGATCCGGCGCGCGAACCCCAGCATCGCCTCGCCGTCCTCCGTCAGCTCCACGGAGTGGGTGTCCCGGGTGAACAGCTGCCGCCCGGCGGCGTCCTCGAGCCGCCGTACATGCTGGCTCACGGTCGACTGGCGCAGCCCCAGCCGCCGGGCGGCCTGCGTGAAGCTCAGGGTCTGCGCCACCGCCAGGAACGTACGCAGCTGTGACGGGTCGTACACGGTGCCAGGTTATCGCGGAACGTGATGACAGTCAGAGTGGTATGCCGGATTCCCGATCAAGGAGTGAAAGAGGACGATGGAGGGGGACCCTCCGTCCTGAGGGAGGCACCCGCATGGCCCCGTACCGCCGTCGAGCACGAGTAAGTGGAGCACCGTGAAGCGCCTGAAGTGGCCGGCCTGGATGCCGGTCGACCCGTACATCCTGCTGTTGCTCGGCACGGTGGCCCTCGCGGCCCTCGTACCGGCACGCGGGACCTCCGCGGACGTGGCCTCCGGAGCCTCCACGGCGGCGATCGCCTTCCTCTTCTTCCTCTACGGCGCCCGCCTCTCCACCCGTGAGGCCCTGGACGGGCTCAAGCACTGGCGGCTGCACATCACGGTCCTCGCCTGTACGTTCGTGATCTTCCCGCTGCTGGGCCTGGCCGCCCGCGGACTGGTCCCGGTCTTCCTGACGGACCCGCTCTACCAGGGCCTGCTCTTCCTCACCCTGGTCCCCTCCACCATCCAGTCCTCGATCGCCTTCACCTCGATCGCCCGCGGAAACGTGCCCGCCGCGATCTGCGCCGGCTCCTTCTCCTCGCTGGTGGGCATCGTCATCACCCCGCTCCTCGCGGCCGCCCTGCTCGGCAGCAGTGGCGGGGGGTTCTCGGCCGACTCGCTCCTGGAGATCGTGCTCCAGCTGCTCGTGCCGTTTCTGGCGGGCCAGTTGACGCGCCGCTGGATCGGCGGCTTCATCACCCGGCACAAGAAGGTCCTCGGCCTCGTCGACCGCGGATCGATCCTGCTGGTCGTCTACACCGCGTTCAGCGAGGGCATGGTCCAGGGCATCTGGCACCAGGTGAGCCCGCTCAGGCTCGGCGGGCTGCTGATCGTCGAAGGCATCCTGCTCGCCCTGATGCTCGCCCTGACCTGGTACGGCGCCAAGGCGCTCCGCTTCGGCCGCGAGGACCGCA
This portion of the Streptomyces canus genome encodes:
- a CDS encoding LysR substrate-binding domain-containing protein, producing MYDPSQLRTFLAVAQTLSFTQAARRLGLRQSTVSQHVRRLEDAAGRQLFTRDTHSVELTEDGEAMLGFARRILEVHDQATAFFTGTRLRGRLRFGASEDFVLTRLPEILEGFRYDHPEVDLELTVELSGTLHEQLAAGKLDLVLAKRRPEDPRGELVWHDRLVWIGAERLRLDADRPVPLIVYPPPGITRTLALEALERQGRAWRIVCTSGSLNGLIAAARAGLGVMAHSRGLVPPGLVRMPDRFGLPELGRVDFVLVHGRRRTAAQGAADALAAAILAGGDRLHRQ
- a CDS encoding aldo/keto reductase produces the protein MSSKVPPIILNNGVEMPKLGFGVWQVPDDEAERAVATALEAGYRSIDTAAIYGNEKGTGKAIASSGVAREDIFVTTKLWNGDQGYDSTLRAFDTSLEKLGLDYVDLYLIHWPTPSRDLYVDSYKAFEKLHADGRIRAIGVSNFEPDHLERLIAETSVIPAVDQIELHPHLQQHAAREYHAEQGIATEAWSPLGSGKGLLEVPAIVAIARKHDRTPAQVVLRWHLQLGNVVIPKSVTPSRIKENIEVFDFSLDAEDLAAISALNEDRRLGPDPSTFNAA
- a CDS encoding Tat pathway signal sequence domain protein codes for the protein MSTSRRVLLGAALAGAAGAAAGLPAATTAHAASWQQKWAPSASDDGLGAFETIEDDRADSHPAGQPHIYATGDNWRFNMHMADRDTSTDRQRQEVTGLRTSGSSYLRWTEGQTWRITYSMYIPSSLKATTSFTHIMQMKQPGTGTSPIVVQSLRRVNGAQTIELKLFEDDILVGRTSLDPLHDRWTDVDFQIKVGNGSAGSVRWILKSGGSTVIDASKTGVDTFLADRVRPKWGIYRSLGDTSGSLQDTYLLLTGLRGYQLV
- a CDS encoding glycoside hydrolase family 6 protein codes for the protein MSRTRTALLAALALVAGASGTALAVAPGDAGIAAVPCTVDYKVQNQWDTGFTAAVTITNNSAAKSSWSLKWSYAGNQKVTSGWNAKISQSGTAVTAANESYNGTLGTGGSASFGFQGTYSGTNAVPATFTLDGVTCNVDGGGPTDPGPTDPGTPGTKVDNPYAGAKVYVNPEWSAKAAAEPGGSRISNQPTAVWLDRIAAINGVNGGMGLRAHLDKALEQKGSGELVVQLVIYNLPGRDCAALASNGELGATEIDKYKTQYIDPIAAILADPKYASLRIVNTVEIDSLPNLVTNVSPRATATANCDTMKANGNYIKGVGYALNKLGDAPNVYNYVDAGHHGWLGWDDNFSASVQTIKQAATAEGATLSDVQGFITNTANYSALKEQNFTINDSVNGKSVRESKWVDWNRYTDELSYAQAFRQEAVNQGFASGVGMLIDTSRNGWGGTARPTGPGATTDVDTYVNGGRIDRRIHVGNWCNQAGAGLGERPKASPAAGIDAYVWIKPPGESDGASSAIPNDEGKGFDRMCDPTYTGNPRNNNNMSGALPNAPLAGHWFSAQFQELMKNAYPAL
- a CDS encoding AMP-dependent synthetase/ligase — translated: MREFTNPPLALAPPVGGLADVVFEHAQNDPLHIALGRKDENGQWRDVTSAEFRDEVMALAKGLLAQGIRFGDRVAIMSRTRYEWTLFDFALWTIGAQVVPVYPTSSAEQCFWALYDAECTAAIVEHEDHAMTIATVIDRLPRLHRLWQLDSGAVQELYDAGAAIEDDVVHRHRQAVTPDSVATIIYTSGTTGRPKGCVISHGNFMYEADTVIERWEPVFHSKKGDEAATLLFLPLAHVFGRMVQVAAVRGRVRFGHQPQMNAAALLPDLAAFKPTFFLGVPYIFEKVFNASRRKAEKEGKAGPFEKAVDVAVKYAEAMEAKAWGIGPGPSAGLRMQHQLFDKLVYSKMRAAMGGRIKQAMTGGSAMDRKLGLFFAGAGVHIYEGYGLTETTAAATANPPERTRYGTVGQPIPGMTVHIADDGEIWLYGANVFQGYLNNDKATDETLHDGWLATGDLGSLDEDGYLTITGRKKEILVTSGGKSVSPGVLEERVRDHPLVSQCIVVGNDRPYIAALVTLDQEAVEHWLGMRDKPRMSPAQLVRDADLETEVRRAVVAANTLVSQAESIRTFRILAQPFTEEHGLLTPSLKLKRKAIETAYADEVEALYRA
- a CDS encoding SDR family oxidoreductase, which codes for MSDDSPVALITGGGSGIGAAVARQLLDAGHRVAVTGRGEPRLRAFAEELGSPDGLLTFVGNAAEYSDISAAVDGTLKEFGRLDTVVANAGFATHDTVAGGDPAGWTEMVLTNVLGPALLIRASIDALKETRGRIVLIGSVAGFIHGPGNIYGATKWAVTGLAENARREVTEFGVGVTLVAPGRVETPFWDGYGSLPPGHLLTADQIADSVVWAVRQPEGVDINTVVVRPIGQPV
- a CDS encoding class I SAM-dependent methyltransferase: MAHDHDTHGHHHHDHTDIDWSRMAEHLETQAELFTPLYERALAWLGHKQTEPGLIVDAGSGPGVLSCLLAEAFPGARVVAVDGAEPLLERARARAARLGVADRFGTLAGELPTILDDLDYPVDLLWASRSLHHLGDQRAGIAAFAARLARGGTLALMEAGLPARFLPRDIGIGRPGLQARLDALEEERFAQMRAGLADSVAEVEDWPALMASAGLRHTGTRSFMLDLPAPTTDRARAYIAASLGWLREGFAEQLDADDRDTLDRLLDPEDAASVHRRPDVFLLAAHTVHTAVRTG
- a CDS encoding phytanoyl-CoA dioxygenase family protein, with amino-acid sequence MRPPRPVPHDDPMDDELVERFLEDGFVKIEGAFPPRVAQHCASLLWRETGYDPEDPASWKDPVVWVAGMAQGPFAAAANSPALHEAFDLLVGENRWQPRYSLGAFPLRFPHAEEPDDAGWHIEGSYLPEDAPAGMYHTNLRSRDRALLMLFLFSEVTETDAPTRIRIGSHLDVPPILEPYGEQGASFLELGPKVDKASAHRPLAHATGSPGDVYLCHPFLVHAAQPHHGTSPRFMAQPPLLPARPYELDRPDGDYSAVEFAIRRGLAKEN
- a CDS encoding bile acid:sodium symporter family protein, with translation MPVDPYILLLLGTVALAALVPARGTSADVASGASTAAIAFLFFLYGARLSTREALDGLKHWRLHITVLACTFVIFPLLGLAARGLVPVFLTDPLYQGLLFLTLVPSTIQSSIAFTSIARGNVPAAICAGSFSSLVGIVITPLLAAALLGSSGGGFSADSLLEIVLQLLVPFLAGQLTRRWIGGFITRHKKVLGLVDRGSILLVVYTAFSEGMVQGIWHQVSPLRLGGLLIVEGILLALMLALTWYGAKALRFGREDRIAIQFAGSKKSLASGLPMASVLFGAHASLAVLPLMLFHQMQLMVCAVIAKRRSHDPVPGETAGVSAPESAAASRTSVGTATRSG